A stretch of DNA from Aciduliprofundum sp. MAR08-339:
AAACTTCTTCTACCATACCATTCGACGATCTCACCGTCAACTAAACTAAGCCCAGTAGGGGTCGGATTGGAAGCATGATATCCTTCGTTAGGGATATAGTCCTCTTTTTGCTCTAGTGGTGGAGTAACAGATTCTTTATTTTTATCCCCAGATATACTGGTTCCCTCATTCAATTCTCCATTATCAATATTCTCAAATGAAAGTTTATTTCCACAATAAGGACACACCTTCCAACTGGGATCTATTTCCTTACCACAATAAGGGCAATACTTTGGGGCGTTATTATCTTCCATATTTAAGGGTATTTTAATTCGAGTATTTATTTTTTTTTATGAAGCATTTAAATATCCCAGAAAAACTTTATGTATTTATTCTCCTTTCACTCCTTGCATGGCCGGGATAGGGTAGGGGCTATCCTGTGGGACTGTGGATCCCACGACCCGGGTTCAAATCCCGGTCCCGGCCCTGTATGGATTTACGGACATTTGTGAAGTATCCTTTTCTTCCAGGGGCGATTGATCTTGTCAAAAATATAAAATTAGATGAACTTCTTTCATCGCCAGTTTACGAGGATGCGAGAGGGTTTGGAATATCCCGAGTTAGAAGCTGCTTTACGGGGGAAAGGGTGCCCTTTACAAGTGATGAGAACAGAATAATCGGGTTCTACGTTTCAAAACTCTTCCTTATGGCCCTAAACGATCCAATAATCACAAGGAGATTCGCAAATATGATGCGCGATGAAATTGAAAGATACCTGCTTGGAGACACTGACGAGAACGTTTACTCTGTTGCCAGCGCCCTGAAAGTATCCCACAGGGATGTGGATGAGCGGGCAAGAGAGTTGTATGAAAAGTATCCAAAACCCGGAACAGCAGGTGTGAAATTTAAAGTTTTCACGCAGATACACTTTCTTGATTTCATAAAATATGCGTCAAAATTGAGCGGGGAGACCTTTAAACTTGTGTATCAACCCCTAAAGGATGGATGGATACCTGTGGCAAGGGAAGAATTTGTAAAGATCATAAGAGAGGCTTTTGTTGAGGAATTTGTGGAAGAGATCGATGCTCAGGCTGAACAGGCAAAAACACTTAGAAAGTACTTTGAGAAGGAAATAATCGGGATGCGAAACTTGAAAGACAAGTACATCTCAAGATATACATCTAAGGAATTTGGAGATGTGACAGAAGATGCATTTCCTCCCTGCCTGAAATCCATAATTGTAAAATTGAAAAATGGAATAAATTTGCCCCATCAGGCAAGGTTCTTCCTCGTTACATTTCTCCACAAGATCGGAATGAAGAACGACGAAATAATGAAGATATTTGCCACCGCCCCCGATTTTAATGAAAGTATGACAAGGTACCAAGTGGAACACATAACCGGCGGTATATCCAAGAAGGAGTATGAGGTGCCTAAATGCTCGACTCTCCAGGCCTATGGGCTTTGCATAAAGGATGTTGCCAACGACAATCTTTGTAACAAGGAGTGGATGACCCATCCGCTGCTCTACTACAAGATCAAGAAGGAATGGCTTTCCAAGCGTGAAAAACGCGTTGAATCGCAGTGATGTGCCCGAGCACCGCAAAGAGAATGAGAATCCATGAGGATATGGAAAAATAATATCCCCACCAGAAGAATTGAATTATGGGCAAAATCATAAGTATGACCAGGCGATCGGCTCTGCCAAGAATGCCACCGTATATGCGCTTTAGTCCAACTGCCTGTGCCTGAGTACCCACGTAACTTGTCATGAAAACTCCGCTTAGAGCAAATAAACCTATTAGTGGGTTGGAATATGGACTCAGTGCCACACCGATTATTATCATCATATCTGCATACCTATCAACAAGGTGATCCAGAAAATCCCCCCTCTTTGAGGATATGCCCCTCCTACGGGCCACCTTACCATCAATGGCATCGAGAAGAGACGCTAAAATTATGAATAGAAATGAAAGAAGAAGATAATATGAGGAGATCCACGTGAGATAATATGATACTCCAGCCAAAAACGAGATGAGCACGGAGATCAACGTAATGGTGTTTGGATGCATCTTCATAAATGGTTTTGAGATCTTCGTAAGTAATCCATCAACTCTCGCTCTGTACCTGTTCAGTACCATTTAAGTATCTCCCCCATATAGTTTATTCGAGGTCTGAATTTTTCATCTTTCCTTTCAATTATGTTTCTCACATCCTCTGCTACATCCTTGGGCTCTCTGCCCGTTGTATCGACTTCAAATACTTTATCCTTTCCATAATAGTTTATGGCCTCCGAGGTTATGAGCCCCATGGCCTCTGCCTCCAAATTTTCTCTAATTTTTCTCTCAATATAGCCCCTTTTCTCCAACCTTTTTCTGAGTTCATCAGGATGACAACGAAGCACAATAACCAGATCCACAGGCATATCATGGGAATAATGCCCTTCCAGTATGACCTTTTCCTTATCCTTTAATTCTTTCACCTTGTCTTTTAGCATATCAATATCCACCACATAGGATTTGCGCTCTTCATCGTAATACATTCTGGCATCTTCAAAATCTTTGAGATAAATCACCCTGTATTCCCTTTCCAGAACCTTCGCCACAGAGGTTTTTCCAGTACCGGGTGTTCCTGTGAGTGCAATCAACATAAAAAAGGAAAGAAACAAAAGATTATAAAAATAGCGAAGAAATTAGTGATGCTCTTCCTCGACCTCATCTATCTTTTCCTGAGGATATAGGGTATGTGGCTCTTCTTCATTTTGGGGTGACTCGTTCTCCCGTGTTACATATTCAACCTTGGGTTTTCTTGCTGCAGCTGCGAATGCCACTATAAGGGCTATTATTGCAATGACAATGCCCGCATATCCTATCTGATCACTTGTATTTATGGCTTGAGATTGCTCATCATTTTTCGCCTTTATATTCGATATCTGCGTATTCAGATTATCTGCCTTGCCCTTCAGATCGTTTATCTGGTTCTGTAGATTCTGGATGTTAGAGTTTATCTTCTCCATAAGGGTGGTGTTCATATTCTCAATGGCCATGTTCAGAGCACTTATATTTTCCTGAAGAGCATTCTCAAGGTCATTGAGCTTTGCGTCAAGAGCGCTTATTTCATTCTCGATCTGGGACACATTACCCTTCAATGTGGATATTTCACTCTGCATTGTGCTTATCTGAGACTTTATGTTTCCTATCTCTGCATTTATATTGTTTATGGCCTTCCACAGTTCTGGTAACTGTGGCAAATACAGCACTGTAACAATCTCGGTGGCAGAATTACCCGCGCTATCCGTTGCTGTTACCTTGAATACATTCTCACCATCCTCAAGTGTAGCCTTGTATGTGAAAGTGCCATCAGAATTGACAGTTACCTGTTCTCCGTTTATTGTCACAGAGGCTCCCGGATCCGTAGTACCATTGATCCAGAACACGGAATTGTAGGTAAGAGGCACATTTGTCGGAGAGGTTATTTTCAGCTCTGGAGGAGTGGTATCTACTTCAAAGTTCCAGGACATGGAGGCAGTATTACCACCATTGTCTGTTAACTCCACACTCACTGTGTGCTTTCCATCGGAGAGTAGGAATGGAACATGAGCCACAATGGTGCCGTTGTTTCCATACGTGGTAAGGGTTGCCATTATAGATATGCCATCTATCTCCACAGAAACTTTTGAGAAACCGCTGTATATCTCATCATACCAGCAGAACTTCAAGGTTGGCGCTCGAGTATTCACAACCTTATCTGCAAGGGAGAAACTCTTCAATTCTGGAGCAATCGTATCGGTTAGGTTCAAGGTATAGTAAATCACATCGTTTGAAGCACCTCCCGTTGTCAAAGTTGCCACCTCTCCAGGAGTATTTGAAACTATCTTGAAGTAATGAATTCCTGCAAAAGTATTGCCAAGGGGTATTGACACGGCGGAATAGGATCCAGACGCGATTGAACCCACAGAGGATTTTCCAATAAAGCTTATGCCTGTGGCATAGGCATCTATGTAGAAGCCCGTGTAATTCACAGCCTCATCGGATCTAAGTTCCACATAAACCTTAGAACCGTTTATGAACGGAGTCCAGAGATTCTGATAGAAGCCGGTATACTCAACCTGAAGTGCTCCCGTTGAGTTGTATATATACACATAATCGTATCCTGGCTCCACATAGAGATAGTTGAAGTGAAGTGCTATTCTCGTGGCATTTTGAGCGCTTATCTCCCACGTATGATCATAGTTGTTTGGATACGGGTGAGGAGATTCAACATCTACCTGACTCACTCCCTTTATTTCGTAGAGCTCAACGGTTGTTCCCTTGGAACTCAATGGCCCATAATTGTAGAGTGTTATCTTTGCATTATCATTGTTCTGAGCCAGGCCTCTTGGAGTAACATCATAGCTCAGGACCTTGAAGGTTGTTATTCCATAATAGCCATTTGGATAATAAAATCCTACGTCATTGGCTGTGTTAATATCTCCCGGTGTATTGGCCATTACTATAATCTCATCTGTTCCTGCGTATTGTGGTGTCCAATGTACCGTTATAAACTTTGTTTCTCCGGGATTGAGAGTGACCGTTAGGTTTTTAATGTATCCATAGTCATCCATAACGCTCACATTGGATATTGCAGACTCAGATGTGCCTATATTGGATATTTCAAATGTTATGTAATTGGCCTCACCCATAACAGGATCATTCTTTATGAACACCTTTTGAACCCACACATCAACGGGTAGATGCACATGGAAGAGGCCCCATATTGCGTTGTTTGCAGAATTGGTATCATTGAGCACATCTGCACTGGCAACCACGTACTGCCATCTAGCAGATGAATTTGTTGGATCCAATCCAAGAGGTATGAGATTTACTGCTTTCCAGGGAATGGTTACATATGCCACTTCACCTGGAGCCAGAGAACTCACCGTCTTGTTTCCAAGCCAGATGAGTGGATGTGTTAGATTATGCTGTTGGAACACAAGCACGTAATTTTCCAAATAGAAATGCACGGTTATATCTGTGGCCATTTTAGTGCCCGCATTGTAAATCACAGCAGTCACATTTGTTATCTTTCCAAAGGCAACATCTCCGTAGTCGAGAAGAGTTATGACCTGGATATCAGGACCTGTGTTGTTTGAATTTCTCCAATTTTCCTCGCCACCTTTCACCTTGCTCTTGTGCATTTCCAAGGGCGGCATAGGAGAATTACATGACATGTAGAACCTTGTATTCTTCCCATCCTCGCTGTAAACGGAGAGTATATACGTGCCTTCTCTACCCGGTGTAAACGAGTATGTGAAATTATTGATTCCACCTACGGAAGAGGTTGGACTCAGCGTCTTCATATCAAGTATGAAATCATAATACGTATCTGCAGAGCCCCACATTCCAGAGCCATAGTCATGCTCAAGATAAAGGAGTTCAACCTTCACCCGCGGAGAGTCCGTCTGTATGTTAATATGTACCTCCTTGCCTCTGGTAATCATAGGCACATCATTGGAATTGTAAACAGCATTGGGTATTACAACCTTTGGCTGGTTATAGGATGGGTAACTAGCCCCACTTCCCGAAACTTTCAGAGCAGGATCACCTATAAGGGAGTATTCGAAATAGGACCTCTGCCATGGATTATCGTTGAGGCCTGTATCCCAGGGATCAATCATCCTCAGCTTGGGACCAAGCCACTGGTTATACAGGGAAAGTGCATAGTAATACATCATTCCGAGGGTAACATATCCGTATATATGTGTACCTATGTAATAACCAGCCACAGTTCCATCCTCTGTTATCAAATCTCCAAAATCGTTTGGAGCCACCAAGGTACCGTTATCGAACCAAGCAAGAGTGCTTCCATAGGCTTCCCTGTCTCCTCCGTAGTAAGCAATTATTCCATCTGGGGCATATAGCATCTTCTCAGCGATGGAAGTTCCTCCGTTAATCCCAGAAGCGAATTCAGATGGATACATCTCCTCATCCCAAGCACCATTTAGACAGGAACCTGAGATGTATATCGGCAAGCTTCCGTAGGTTGAGTTCATACTGAAATCCCAAGCACTTATTTCATCGTTGTGATGCCAGAATGAATATCCAGAGCCATGCGTTATCTCCACTATCATATCGCTGTTGTACATCATCTTCACAAAGTTGTTGTAGGTGAAGTTTCTCAATGTGTGGAAGTACTCGGTAACCTTCACACCATCAAGCCATCCATAGTTGAGAGGCTCTAATACGCCTGTCTCTCCCAGGAAATAGGGAGTTTCGAATACTTGGCCTCCAGAGAGAGTAACATTCTCTATACCACCACTCTTGTGTGTTGCATAGTATATGATTTTATTTACAACAATATCTGCAGTCAGGGGATTCACGGGAATTCTGCCAAAATAGAATCTGGGTTCGTAACTGAAATGGGTGGAGTTGTAATTTGGCTGCGCATAGAAAGCATCAGTTGGAATCCATGCATCGTACATATCACTGTATCCGAGGTATGCAAGCAAATACATGTACTGATCGGTCCAATAGTAACTTGGTGGCACCATTCTGGCATTTCCAAATATGGTTACATACTCCACATTGCTTCCATAACTCTCATTTTGAAGGAACGCTATTATCTTCTTTGCAAGGGTGTAATTGTACCCTATTATGGCACTTTTATCAAGAGGCAAGGTCGCGTTGTTGAAGTAGGCATAGGGATCAGTGGTTGAGTTTGCATAACCATTCACTGGAGGGTTCGGAGCAGGCTGGAAATTCTTGGCAATCCAGGTTGTGGTAACGACCCAGGAGGTCAAACCTGTGCTGTTATGGAAATTGGCCAATCTTTGTGCCTGTGCCTTTAGCTGCGGAGACGTAATTATTATGTTAGGGACATCTATGGGTGCACTCCCTGATTTTAACTTACCGAGCTCATAATTAACGCTCACCACAGCGTTTGTCAGAACTCTTATCTCATTGGTAACCGGATTGTACCTTACCGGATAGAGGTACACATTCACTTCCACTCCGTCCCTGCTTCTGCTCACGGTGTAAGAGTACACCTTATAGGGATAGAAACTGTTGCTCTTGTAAACCTTGACATTGTATTTTGGAGGAGAATATTTGGATGGAAAAGCCTTTCCAGAGTTCAGAAGCGGTGCAGGTGCGGGAGATATCTTGAGGGTTCCATAGTTCACCTCATGGGTGGCCTTCACATTCACATTAACATGCTCCACATTCTTGGGAAGTTTAAAACTCAAAATCTTTACAGGCACAACGGGCTGTCCTGGAATCTGGAGAACCCTTGCTCCATGCAGAATAAGATACTTCCCGCCATTCGGTCCTCTGACATATTTGAGGGCATTTAGATCTATGTGCACAATTTTGGTTATTTCATTGCTCGAAGATATTTTCTTCGCGCCCGTTGCAGTTGCATATGGCTGAAAACTGGTGAGCACTGCAAGTGCTGTTAGAACCATTAAAAGGACTACTAGTACACTACTCACCTTTTTATAACTACCACCTTTCATTGGGCATCACCCTATAGGCAAGGAAGATAGTTGGATAATTCTATATTAACTTTTCCCATGCGCCTTCAGGTACGATCCTATTGCATTTCTCAACCTCTCACTCACCACCCTTCCATCAACCCTGCCACGCAGCTCCTTCATCACGAGACCCATTAGGGGCTTGAATGCACCCATTCCTCTCTCCTCTATGAGTTGTTCCTTCTCCCTAACAATTTTCTCAATAATTGAATCCACATCAACTCTTGATGAGAAACTTTCTATGAGGGTCTGCAGATCCTCACCATTGCAGGCTCGCTCGACAATTTCATCAATCGCTTCCTTGGCAAATTTACCCTCAGCAAGGGCCGAAAATATGCAGGCATAATCCACATTATCACATCCATTTATGAGTGCACGGGCAACCACCGTAGGGTATCCAAATTTCTTAACTATGCTCTCAAATAGATCATCCCTATCCTCGTGTATTATCTGCCAAGCAAGTTCCTCATTTATTCCCAAAGTCTCAAGCTCTTTCACCCTCTCCTCAGGCATGGGAGGCAGTTCTTTTCTCAATTTCTCCACATAATCCTGCGAGATCCTTATTGAGGGTATATCAGTCTCCGGATACATTCTCGCACCGCCTGGAAGAGGACGGAGATAATGGGTTGAACCGTCGTCTCTTGGACCTCGAGTCTCATCGGGTACCCCCTTTAATGCAATTTTGGCCCTCTCAATAACCCTTTGAAGTCCCATATTTGCAAGATCCTTCTTTTCTGCTATTATAACGAAGGAATCTTCGGGACCGAGATTCAATAGTTTCCTGATCTCTTCCACCTCCTCTTCACTTATCCCGTAGGATGGAAGTTCATCTCCATGGAAGAGTCCCCGTATCCCAATAACACGTACCCTATCTGCAAGTTCCTTACCAAGTCTGTAATTTCCATTTTTAAGAACCCCTGCAAATCCAATCAATTTTAAGCCCAGAACCTTGCCCCCATTATTGAGAATTCTTGATATTATCTTTGAACTCGTGTTCTCAAAAATTTCTGTGAGATCATAAATTTTCTCCTCAACCCTCGCATTTCTTTTTTGAAGAATTGAAGCAATTTCCTTTAACATTTCCTGCCTCTCAATCTCCATATTCACCCACTGGGGTATCATATTGAGTTTTGATGCTCCCTTTATCTCAACCCTCCCCTGACCTGTGGATATGTTGATGTCCTGTCTTATTGTTCCCACACCCCTGCGTACCCTCTTGGTGGCTCTCAAAATGTACCCTATTTTCTGGGCAACCTCCTTGACCTGCTCACCACTCTTCATGTCAGGGGCTGTGGAAATCTCAATGAGGGGTATGCCGAGCCTGTCAAGGCGATAGACCACATAACCATCACCCTCCTCAATTTTTCTTGCGGCCTCCTCTTCCAGGCAGATTGTGGGTATTCTAACCCTTCCAAAGGAGGTATCAAGATATCCATCCATAGCCACAAGAGCGGTGCGTTGGAAGCCCGAGGTGTTGGAGCCGTCTATGACGATCTTGCGCATCACATGTATTTCATCCACTATCTTGGCATGGAGCATCAGGGCAACCTTGAGCGTTATCTCCAAAGCATCCCTATTAAGGTCATGTGGTGGTTCCTCGTCTGCCTCCACCAAGCATGAATTTTCTGTTGCTTCATATATGAATTTTCTATGCTTTATGCTCTCTTCCACAGCCGCTCTATCAACCTCGCCAAGCTCGCTCTGTGTGGGTCTTAGAACACGCTCAAATTTGAAAATAACATTGTCACTGAGGTACGAGTCACAATCGCAAAACAATTTTTTTGTGGCGAGCTGCTGATGGATCTCAAGTCCACATTTTACCATGTTATCATCCTCCTCGTGGAGATCTCACCCCGGAGATTTCTTGCAAGCAAATCTTTTGCCTCATCATGCTCGTAATTTCCAAGGAGCCACATGAGCTTTACATACGCCACCTCAGGAAGCATGTCTTCAAGAGGCACAACGCCCGCCTTCTTCAGCTCCCTTCCCGTGGAATACACATTCAGATTAACCCTGCCATGAATGCACTGGGAGGTCATGCCTATTACAATACCATCTTTCATGGCCCTTTTTATGGATGGCAGGAGATGGGTACCCACATGCCCCAAGCCGGTTCCCATTATAATTGCACCGTGCATGCCCTCAATCATCCTCTCAAAATGCTCAACACTCATTCCCGGATAATAGTAAATCAAGGCCACCTTCTCATCCATCCTATCCATTAACTCCGTCTCATCTTCCTTTTTCCTGTAATCACCGTAAAATTTCACATTGCCGTTCCTCACCTCTCCAAGTGGTCTGGAATTTACGCTCTTGAACGCATCTCTGCGGGATGTGTGCATCTTTCGGGCACGGACACCCCGATGCACATGGCAGAAATCATCGCTGGTGGTGGCATGCATAACAACTGCAACCTCACCCAGATCGCTCTTGGCCACTTTCACGGCGGAGAGCAGGTTCATGTAGGCATCGCTGCTGGGTCTATCACTGCTTCTCTGAGCTCCCACAAAAACCACAGGTCCAGATAATTTCGGAAACATGAATGATAGGGCTGCGGCTGAATAGCCCATGGTATCCGTGCCATGGGGTATCACAACCCCCTCCGAATATTTCAGTTCCTCCTTAACTTTCCTTGCCATTTTAATCCAGTATTCAGGGTGCATATCCTCGCTCAGAATGTTGAAAAGCACACTTGCCCGGATATCGCATTCTTCAACAATCTCAGGAACAGAGAATATTAAATCCTCAGCTGTGAGCGCTGGATGCACCGCACCGGTGCGATAATCCACATAACTGGCAATTGTGCCACCTGTGCCAATTATTGAAATCTTCGGAAGTGTCTTATCCGATTTTATTTCCCTTTTAATCTTTTTCTTTTTTCCACCCTTCTTTATTACTTTGATTTCTTTCGGGATTATGCCTATGTTGTAACCGTTATCAAGTTTGAGAATGATTATATCCTTATTGCCCAATTTGTTTCTTGGCATCAAAACTCCACGAAATGTACCTTTCTCACTTATGACTTCAACGTAATCTCCAGGCTCAGGATTCATAGAGGGGTATATGCAAATGGGTATTAACCTTTATCTCAAATCCCAGAACTGCTTGTTCTTTGCATATTTCAATTCCTCTCGCAAAACTCTCTTTGCAATCTCAAACTCGTCCTCATAGGGAATCTGAAGAATTCTGGCTGCCGTGCTCAGTCCTATTCCACGCCCTGCAAGGGCAAGAGCCGCAGCCCTCTTGTGGGTTCTGAGCAGATGAGATATAGCCATCATCCTGTTCAGATCCCTGCGCTCCTCAGCGGTGAATTTCTTCTTTCTCAAAATATTTATTTTTTCTTCCTCGTAGGGCTTTAAAAGTGCGACTCTCACGCTTCCACAGAAGGGGCATACTGGCTTTTGAAAATCCTTGACTTTTATGTGCATGCTCCCCCCGCAGGAGAGACAAACGAGGATCATCTCCTCCTCAAGAAGCCTTCTGTAAACCGCCTCAATTACAGGTCTCGTGGCCACAATAGGAGATACGAGGTCTCCATGCTCCTCCATCAGTTCCTTGCTCTCCTCCCTGAGTTCTCTTATCACGATTTCGATCTCTCCTTTCCTTATTTTTTCCAGTATTCTCTCAACGATCTCAATGTCCATATAGTCAAACATCAATTTATCAAGAACCTCGCGGTAAAGCGGCGTGCCCTTGTAAACATCCACTATCTTCTCAATTCTTATCTTTCTCAGGTCTGCGCCCTTCTTTATAACCCCCATCTTCTTTGCCACGTGCATAAATATGTAATTGAAAAGCCGGGAGTTTCTGGCAACTATTCTCAAAACCCCCTCAACGTTTCTGAGTTTGAAGAGCAGGTCCCGAAGATAATCGAGATTTATATGTGGATTGAAAAATGCTATGTGGTATGGAGATATGGAAAATTCCACACTCTCTCCAATCTTCTGGGAGATTATGGAAGAGAGTAAGAGGGCCATGGTGTAATTTGCCCTTGTACCTCCTCTTATGCCCATAAAAACAATGCCTTCTCCCTTTTCAAGTACTATTCTACTTGAATTCCAGTCCATGTTCCACCCTTCAAGAATATCCCTGGCAGCAGAGTTCAAATAACTTACATCGGGCTCTGCCGATGCAACTTCATAGGGGACTGGAATCTCCTCGCCAACCCAGGAGGGGGGCATTGCTATGTCCCGCAGGTATTCGACGATGATTTTATCCTCCTTCATGTCAACGATTCTCCAAGCCATGCCCCTAATAACGAAACTCTCCCCGTAATTCAGAGATGAAACAAAACTCTCATCCAGAGTGCCTATGAAATCTCCCTTCAGAGTTACCACCTTGTAGGTTTTTTCGTCCGGAATCATTGATATATTCTCGTAAAAGTACTCCCTTCCACCACGGGTTCTGCCAAAACTCAGCCCATCGTACCATATCTTTTTCAAATCCCTAAGAAATTCAAGAATTTCAACGAATTCTTCGTATTTCAGATCCTGAAATGGATACACTCCTTTGACCAGAGCATAGGCATCTCCCACATTTACCCTTCCTTCAGAATTTGCCATTGCAACTATTTGATTTGCAAGTACCATAAGGGGATTCCTGCGAATTCTAACCTTTTCAACTCTGCCATCGTGCAGGAGGGTGAGTATGGCTGCAGATTCCCATATTTCAACAGGTGTATGGGCAAATATTTTGCCCCTTGATACCTCATCTATCCTGTGGCCTGCCCTGCCAACACGCTGCAGGAGCTTTGTTACCTGCCTCGGCGAGTTAAACTGGGCAACAAAATCAACTATGCCAACATCTATGCCTAGTTCCAGAGAGGAGGTACATATCAGCGCTTTCAACTCACCCCTTTTGAATCGCTCCTCAGCCTCAACCCTGACCCTGCGACTCAGTGAGCCATGGTGAACCTCAATAGGAGGAGAGGAGAATAAAAGACGGTAACGCATGCCTATGTCCTCGGCTGTGCATCTCGTGTTTGTAAAAACGAGTGTGGCTCGGTGAGCCATAATATCTTCCCACATTTCCATTAAAAGGGATGCGTATTCCACGTCACTTCCCATTATCTCCGCTTCCCTCTTGTACCTCCTTTCGGGTGCATGAACCTGCACATCTATTTTCTTGTAGAGTTTCAGTTCCACAATCTCTATGGGTTCTCTTGGAGAGAGAAATTTTCCAATCTCCTGGGGATTGCCCACACTGGCAGATAATCCAATAATCTGGAAATCTGTGAATGTACGAAGTCTTTCAAGTGCCAGTGCTAGTTGGGCGCCACGCTCATCAGATGCCAGTTCGTGTACCTCATCCACCACAACAAATTTCACGCTTTTCAGGCTTTCCTTCAATCTCTTTCCCATAAACATTATCTGAAACGTTTCCGGCGTTGTTATGAGCACATCTGGTGGTTTGAGGGCAAGTTTTCTCCTCTCATTTGAGGGTGTATCTCCATGCCTCACCGCAACCTCCAGTCCCAGTTTCTGGCCGAAATCCCTTAGCCTCTTGAGCATATCCCTGTTTAAAGCGCGTAGGGGAGTGATGTAAAGGCATGCGATTTTTCCATGTTTTTCGCTCATAATTCTGTGAAATATTGGAAGCACAGCCGCCTCTGTCTTGCCACTTCCTGTGGGGGAGATGAGAAGTACGTTCTTGCCCTCAAGAATAAAGGGAATTACCTTCTTCTGCGGTTCTGTGGGCTCGAATATACCCTTCTCTCTTAGCACCCTTTGAATCTCCGGATGCAGTAGTTCAAACACCCTGGTTTGTAGGAAAAATCGTATAAAAATTTATTTGCACTTTTAGAAAAATTTATATAGAAGAAAAATTTTACAAAATCTGGTGGTGCATATGGAAATAACTGAAATGAAGGAGTGGGAGAGAATATCGGCGCACTCACACATTCTTGGACTTGGACTGGATGAGAATTACAGGGCGCTAAGAAAGGCGGATGGAATGATAGGTCAGGTGGAGGCAAGGGAAGCCGCCGGAATCATAGTTAGAATGATCAAGGAGGGAAAATTTGCAGGCAATGCCATTCTCATAGCAGGTCCTCCGGGAAGCGGAAAAACCGCACTTGCAATAGGCATAGCCAAGGAACTGGGTGAGGACGTGCCCT
This window harbors:
- a CDS encoding C25 family cysteine peptidase, coding for MSSVLVVLLMVLTALAVLTSFQPYATATGAKKISSSNEITKIVHIDLNALKYVRGPNGGKYLILHGARVLQIPGQPVVPVKILSFKLPKNVEHVNVNVKATHEVNYGTLKISPAPAPLLNSGKAFPSKYSPPKYNVKVYKSNSFYPYKVYSYTVSRSRDGVEVNVYLYPVRYNPVTNEIRVLTNAVVSVNYELGKLKSGSAPIDVPNIIITSPQLKAQAQRLANFHNSTGLTSWVVTTTWIAKNFQPAPNPPVNGYANSTTDPYAYFNNATLPLDKSAIIGYNYTLAKKIIAFLQNESYGSNVEYVTIFGNARMVPPSYYWTDQYMYLLAYLGYSDMYDAWIPTDAFYAQPNYNSTHFSYEPRFYFGRIPVNPLTADIVVNKIIYYATHKSGGIENVTLSGGQVFETPYFLGETGVLEPLNYGWLDGVKVTEYFHTLRNFTYNNFVKMMYNSDMIVEITHGSGYSFWHHNDEISAWDFSMNSTYGSLPIYISGSCLNGAWDEEMYPSEFASGINGGTSIAEKMLYAPDGIIAYYGGDREAYGSTLAWFDNGTLVAPNDFGDLITEDGTVAGYYIGTHIYGYVTLGMMYYYALSLYNQWLGPKLRMIDPWDTGLNDNPWQRSYFEYSLIGDPALKVSGSGASYPSYNQPKVVIPNAVYNSNDVPMITRGKEVHINIQTDSPRVKVELLYLEHDYGSGMWGSADTYYDFILDMKTLSPTSSVGGINNFTYSFTPGREGTYILSVYSEDGKNTRFYMSCNSPMPPLEMHKSKVKGGEENWRNSNNTGPDIQVITLLDYGDVAFGKITNVTAVIYNAGTKMATDITVHFYLENYVLVFQQHNLTHPLIWLGNKTVSSLAPGEVAYVTIPWKAVNLIPLGLDPTNSSARWQYVVASADVLNDTNSANNAIWGLFHVHLPVDVWVQKVFIKNDPVMGEANYITFEISNIGTSESAISNVSVMDDYGYIKNLTVTLNPGETKFITVHWTPQYAGTDEIIVMANTPGDINTANDVGFYYPNGYYGITTFKVLSYDVTPRGLAQNNDNAKITLYNYGPLSSKGTTVELYEIKGVSQVDVESPHPYPNNYDHTWEISAQNATRIALHFNYLYVEPGYDYVYIYNSTGALQVEYTGFYQNLWTPFINGSKVYVELRSDEAVNYTGFYIDAYATGISFIGKSSVGSIASGSYSAVSIPLGNTFAGIHYFKIVSNTPGEVATLTTGGASNDVIYYTLNLTDTIAPELKSFSLADKVVNTRAPTLKFCWYDEIYSGFSKVSVEIDGISIMATLTTYGNNGTIVAHVPFLLSDGKHTVSVELTDNGGNTASMSWNFEVDTTPPELKITSPTNVPLTYNSVFWINGTTDPGASVTINGEQVTVNSDGTFTYKATLEDGENVFKVTATDSAGNSATEIVTVLYLPQLPELWKAINNINAEIGNIKSQISTMQSEISTLKGNVSQIENEISALDAKLNDLENALQENISALNMAIENMNTTLMEKINSNIQNLQNQINDLKGKADNLNTQISNIKAKNDEQSQAINTSDQIGYAGIVIAIIALIVAFAAAARKPKVEYVTRENESPQNEEEPHTLYPQEKIDEVEEEHH
- a CDS encoding CDP-alcohol phosphatidyltransferase family protein, producing the protein MVLNRYRARVDGLLTKISKPFMKMHPNTITLISVLISFLAGVSYYLTWISSYYLLLSFLFIILASLLDAIDGKVARRRGISSKRGDFLDHLVDRYADMMIIIGVALSPYSNPLIGLFALSGVFMTSYVGTQAQAVGLKRIYGGILGRADRLVILMILPIIQFFWWGYYFSISSWILILFAVLGHITAIQRVFHAWKAIPS
- a CDS encoding adenylate kinase family protein, which gives rise to MLIALTGTPGTGKTSVAKVLEREYRVIYLKDFEDARMYYDEERKSYVVDIDMLKDKVKELKDKEKVILEGHYSHDMPVDLVIVLRCHPDELRKRLEKRGYIERKIRENLEAEAMGLITSEAINYYGKDKVFEVDTTGREPKDVAEDVRNIIERKDEKFRPRINYMGEILKWY
- a CDS encoding DNA primase large subunit PriL produces the protein MKYPFLPGAIDLVKNIKLDELLSSPVYEDARGFGISRVRSCFTGERVPFTSDENRIIGFYVSKLFLMALNDPIITRRFANMMRDEIERYLLGDTDENVYSVASALKVSHRDVDERARELYEKYPKPGTAGVKFKVFTQIHFLDFIKYASKLSGETFKLVYQPLKDGWIPVAREEFVKIIREAFVEEFVEEIDAQAEQAKTLRKYFEKEIIGMRNLKDKYISRYTSKEFGDVTEDAFPPCLKSIIVKLKNGINLPHQARFFLVTFLHKIGMKNDEIMKIFATAPDFNESMTRYQVEHITGGISKKEYEVPKCSTLQAYGLCIKDVANDNLCNKEWMTHPLLYYKIKKEWLSKREKRVESQ